The following proteins are co-located in the Ruminococcaceae bacterium KH2T8 genome:
- a CDS encoding PH domain-containing protein — protein sequence MPKVDRLSQYIDSEPILWSDRKRYLGLPISFTRYSFDQNKFYIKTGFFNNVNNELLLYRVLDIQHKRSFFQKIFGVGSIVLVTADKTTPNLEVKNVRDSERVAKALSNIVEKERDEKRVLGKEMFGASGAFDVDGVDGLDHGIDHTIM from the coding sequence ATGCCGAAGGTAGACAGATTATCACAGTATATCGACAGCGAACCCATCCTTTGGAGCGACAGAAAGCGCTATTTGGGACTTCCTATCTCATTTACGAGATACAGTTTCGACCAGAATAAGTTCTATATAAAGACAGGTTTTTTCAATAACGTAAATAATGAGTTGCTCCTTTACAGAGTACTCGATATCCAGCATAAGAGATCTTTCTTCCAGAAGATCTTCGGTGTAGGTTCGATCGTTCTCGTAACGGCTGATAAGACTACGCCCAATCTCGAGGTCAAGAACGTAAGAGATTCCGAGAGAGTAGCAAAGGCTCTTTCCAATATCGTCGAGAAGGAGCGCGATGAGAAGCGTGTTCTCGGTAAGGAAATGTTCGGTGCATCCGGTGCATTCGATGTTGACGGAGTGGACGGATTGGATCACGGTATCGATCATACGATCATGTGA